CATCAACCCGTACGCGGTCGAGGCGGCCACCCGCAACGCCGAACGGAACGGGGTGGCCGACCGGATCGAGGTGCGCCACAGTGACGTCTTCAGCGCCGTCGACGGGGTCTTCGACCTGATCGTCTTCGATCCACCGTTCCGCTGGTTCGCCCCGCGCGACGAACTCGAGGCCGCCAGTACGGACGAGAACTACCGGGCGATGACCACGTTCTTCCGGGCGGCTGGGCGACACCTGGCGCCCGGTGGCCGGATGCTCGTCTTCTTCGGCAGCTCCGGCGACCTGGCCTACCTGCGCCACCTGGTCGACGAGACGGGCTTCACCGCCACCGAGATCGCCCACCAGTCCCTGCTGAAGGAGGGCTGGCAGGTCGCCTACTCCACCTTCCGCGTGGTCCGACGGGACGGCCGAGTCGGGTGGTCTTCCTAGATCGGCGCGGGAGCGGGGCGCGGGGCGCGGCCCATCATCTCCAGAATCCCGGCCGCCTGGCCGACCTCGATCAGGTAGCCGTCCGGGTCGCGCAGGTAGCAGCGGATCTCGACGCCATGGTCCTTCGGCTCGGTGAGGAACTCACCGCCGCGTGACTTCCACTGGTCGTAGACCGCGTGGACGTCGTTGACGCGGATGTTCATCGCGCAGCTCAGGGTCTGCGAGTCGGCCGGCGCCTGGGCACGTACGGTCGGTTTGTCATCGGTCGGCCCGCCCTCCGTGTTGATCACGATGTAGCTGTTACGGAAGCGCAGGATGCACGGTTCGCGTTCCCGGATGCAGGTCGCGCCGAGGACCCGCTCGTAGAACTCCCGCGACCGGTCGACGTCCCGGACGATCAGCAGGGTGGTGAGCACCGCCCCGCCCTCGGGTTCGAAATAGTCGGGTACGACCTGCACCATCTGCGCACTCCTCGGGCTCGGCGGCAACATCCCCCTGGGTCGGCTCCTCCCGGATCCCCGATCGGCGAGAACTAAACCCCCGTCTTACGGGAGGCAGCCCTCCCGCCCCACGGACGTTAGGAAGGGCCCCTTCCTATACAAAAAGCGATAACAAGGGGCCCTTCCTTCGTCAGCAGCCGATGCGGCTGGTGCCGATGGCGACGTCGTCGAACCAGAGGGTGTCCGCGCCCTCGCCGTAGCTCTCCCAGCCGAGCCGCAGGTCGGTCAGGTTCGGTCGCCAGTTGGCCCGGTTCAGCCACTGACCGTCGATGTCGTGGGTGGGAGTGCCGTCGACGGTCAGCCCGGCCACCGCGGCGCCGTCGACCCAGGTCTGCAGTCTCCCCTGGGCCCCGTCGACCACCCATTCCAGACAGGTCCAGCGGTCGGTGGGCAGGGCCAGGCTCAACGCGACCCCGGCCGGGCTCTGCTCCGGCAGGGTGGCGTCGTCGGAGGCCCGGTTCCACTGCAACGCCCCGTTCTGGCCGCCGACCCGCAGGTCCCGGTTGCCGTCACCGGCGTCCCGCATGGCCAGGAAGGTCACGTGCTGGGTCGGCAGGGCGGTGGTGTGGCGTACCCAGAGGCGGCCGAACCGTACCGGCCCGAGTCCGGTGAAGTCGTGGTTCGCCCGTACGAAGACGTGGTTGCAGTAGCCGGTGCTGCCGTTGATCCGTACCGACCGGGTGCCCTGGTGCGCGGTCGTGCTGTCGACCGACGCCGTACCGGTGCCCTGGCAGTCGGGGTAGTTCACGCTCCAGGTGCCGGTCGGCGTACCGCTGGTCTGGGTCTCGAAGCCGTCGCAGAACGCGGCCGAGGCGCAGCCGCTCGGCGGCTGCGTGGTGGGCGGCGGGGTGGTCGGCGGAAGAGTGGTCGGTGGAATGGTCGGCGGTGGGGTGGTCGTGGGCGGGACGGTGGGCGGCGGGGTGCTCGGCGGCGGGGCGGTGGTCGGCCCCACGTCATTGCAGGGCACACCGTTCAGGGTGAATCCGGTCGGTGCGGGGTTGCCGGCGGTGTAGCTGCCCTGCACCCCGAACTCGGTCGAGCCGCCGGCCGGCAGGCCGCCGTTCCAGGCCACGTTGGTCGCGGTGACCACCGCGCCGGCCTGGCTCACCTGGGCGTTCCAGCCGTTGGTGACCCGCTGGTCGGCGCCGGGATAGGTCCAGGTGACGGTCCATCCGGTGATCGGGTTGGTGCCGTTGGTGAGCCGTACGTTGGCGGTGAAGCCGCCGGGCCACTGGTTCGCCCGGTAGTCGACCAGACAACTCGCCGCCGCCGAGGCGGACGGGGCCAGGGTCGGGCCGGCCAGGGTGACGACGCTCGCGGCGAGCGCGGTCACCACGGCGGTGAGCAGCGGCACGCGGCGGCGTGCGGGGATGAGCCTCATGACGGGTGGATCCTCTCGACCGGCCGCCGGGGCCGGGCGAGCCGGACCGCCGGCAGCGTTGCTGCGACGACGACGCGGCCCCCGCGCCGCATCGCGCGGACGGCCGCCACCCGGCTCCGGTGCTTCTGGTGTCCACCGCCGGCGGTCGGATCAGCCCGTACCCGTGCCGGCGACGACACCCGCTCATGCTATCCACGAGCATCTATTCGTACAACCGGCCGACCAGCATCGTCACCCCGATCGGCGTGTACCGCCGAGGGCTGCGGGTACACCGCCCGACGTGGCCACCGGGGAGACGACCGTGAAGGGCGGGAGGGTGCCTGACGGCGAACCTCGGCGAACGGGCGGGTTACGCCGCCCTGTGCGCCAACAGGTGGGCCTGCGGCACCTTCTCACGCTCGTCCGGCGCCCGTACGAGCTGGGCATCCACCACAAAACCGGCGCGCTCCAGCAACTCGGTGACCCGCTCCGGCAACAGCCGGTGGAAGGTGAGCGAGAACGTACGCCCGAACCCCTCCGTACGGTGCAGCGCCTCGTCGCCGACCTGGAAGGCGAGCAGCAGCTGACCCCCGGGAGCGAGCACCCGACGGAACTCGGCGAACACCTCCGGCAGCAGCGCCGATGGAATGTGGATGATCGAATACCAGGCCACCAGACCGGCGAGCGCTCCGTCCGCCAGGTCCAGCGCGGTCATCGAGCCCTCATCGAAGCGCAGCCCGGGGTACGTCCGGCGGGCCAGCGCGACCATCTCC
The Micromonospora pisi DNA segment above includes these coding regions:
- a CDS encoding methyltransferase: MAEPSPPSPPSSDFPAHVPMMSTEYAERVRAWHESAYAQARAEAGSLSGPGQTFDYLGRTLVVPPQVQPITGVSHLLGEAVLAEVRDTDRVLDMGTGSGVNAILAASRSTRVVAVDINPYAVEAATRNAERNGVADRIEVRHSDVFSAVDGVFDLIVFDPPFRWFAPRDELEAASTDENYRAMTTFFRAAGRHLAPGGRMLVFFGSSGDLAYLRHLVDETGFTATEIAHQSLLKEGWQVAYSTFRVVRRDGRVGWSS
- a CDS encoding class I SAM-dependent DNA methyltransferase, coding for MTEPSFLATTRAGYDTIAVPYAEIFATELESRPLSRALLTAFAETVGGAGPVVEVGSGPGRVTAYLAEQGLDVSGVDLSPEMVALARRTYPGLRFDEGSMTALDLADGALAGLVAWYSIIHIPSALLPEVFAEFRRVLAPGGQLLLAFQVGDEALHRTEGFGRTFSLTFHRLLPERVTELLERAGFVVDAQLVRAPDEREKVPQAHLLAHRAA
- a CDS encoding cellulose-binding domain-containing protein, with protein sequence MRLIPARRRVPLLTAVVTALAASVVTLAGPTLAPSASAAASCLVDYRANQWPGGFTANVRLTNGTNPITGWTVTWTYPGADQRVTNGWNAQVSQAGAVVTATNVAWNGGLPAGGSTEFGVQGSYTAGNPAPTGFTLNGVPCNDVGPTTAPPPSTPPPTVPPTTTPPPTIPPTTLPPTTPPPTTQPPSGCASAAFCDGFETQTSGTPTGTWSVNYPDCQGTGTASVDSTTAHQGTRSVRINGSTGYCNHVFVRANHDFTGLGPVRFGRLWVRHTTALPTQHVTFLAMRDAGDGNRDLRVGGQNGALQWNRASDDATLPEQSPAGVALSLALPTDRWTCLEWVVDGAQGRLQTWVDGAAVAGLTVDGTPTHDIDGQWLNRANWRPNLTDLRLGWESYGEGADTLWFDDVAIGTSRIGC
- a CDS encoding VOC family protein, which gives rise to MVQVVPDYFEPEGGAVLTTLLIVRDVDRSREFYERVLGATCIREREPCILRFRNSYIVINTEGGPTDDKPTVRAQAPADSQTLSCAMNIRVNDVHAVYDQWKSRGGEFLTEPKDHGVEIRCYLRDPDGYLIEVGQAAGILEMMGRAPRPAPAPI